The genome window GAAAAGAAAAAACGCACGTTTGCTCAAAAGAAAATGCtttgtggaaaaataaaactctgGTTTTATGTAAtacgatttttatttactttaatgATTATCACACCGATTATTTGATAAATTCCGTATGCTCGGAGCATCGGTTCGTCCACTTAGTTTCCATGTTGATTTCGCTGCCGTTAACTCCAAAATTCCGACCTTTCTTCAGACACTTGAACAGACTGAGGAAAGATTTTCTGAATCCGCAATTCATGAAACAATAAGTGATGGGATTGCAGCAACTGGAGCAGTACGCCAACAACTGAAAGAACGTGATAGTCTTATAACCTAGACTGTTGTAAATAACGGAAGGGTCGAACAGGGCGATGGTGTTGATAACGTAGAGGGGCGTCCAACAGATGAAGAACTCCAAAACCACCGCGAAGAGCATTTTTATGACGCGTTTCTTGTTGAGGAGGCTGCGTTCGGCGTTGGTGCGTCTCAACCCCGTCGCCACCTGCTTCTGCGAGCCGTTGATAGGACTGGCCGAGTCTTGCGACCAATTGTGGCGCAGCTGCCTCCAGTTGGGGTTGCTGCGCGACTTGCTGCTCCATCGGTTGGTGGTGGTGGAGCCGTGGAGGTTGATGTAGACTTCGACGGCGCCGTTCGCGTGATCTCGCAAGGCCCGTTCAGTTCTCATGCCTCGACAGAGGGTGCGGGTGATGAGCGAGTAGGTCACCCCCAGGACCAGCAGAGGGATGACCAAGAGGACGACGTCGAGGAAGAGATTGTAGGCTTTTTCGTAGTCGAGCGAGGGCCAGTCCTCGCGACATTTGTAATTTCCTGCAACATTAAATCCGAGGAGGCCATTAAAGTTGGGCGGGATTAAAACGTTTTTTTCGTTTGGTTTTTTCTGGTTAAATCATACTTAAAAGGCTCTTAATCAGGGTGAGGGAAAGCGGGTTGATAATAGGATTTAACCATGAAGTTTCGGAGTTGCAATACGATCACGATATTTCACCATTAGGGGGTGATAGCAGCAGAAAAAATCGGTTAAACTTTCTCTTTATCCagtgaattatttaaaatttcgttCGGTTAGGTCCACGAGGGGTGGAAAGATGGTGGCGAAGTTGCGGGTTTGTTCTGAAGTTCAATTGGCTGGAAAGAAGCCGGTTCCatattgatttattatttagcCCCATCAAGTGGCAAAATTTATCGTTGTTTGTTGTTCTTGCCGACTATTAGAGCAATTATTCGCTTGCAAGTCTTAAGTGGACCCGCAAACAAACCCCTAAATCTCCTCCCGCAGGTCTCGCCGAAGCAATCGCTCTCACCTTGCTTGGTGGGCTTGAGCTGGCTCAACACCGCTATGGGGGCCATGCAGATCAAACTCCCGATCCATATCCCCACGATCATCTTGTAAGCGTGTCTCAAAGTCTGCCACCTCAAGGACCTCAACGGATGACAAATGGCGTAATATCTCTCCACGGAGATGGCCACCAGGGTCCAAACGCCCACGCTGACGGAACACGCTGAAACAACCAAACTTGAGCAATCCAATTACCGCATTTTTAGATAGAGGCGAAAACTCGTCCCCATTTTAACACTATCTCGTTTTACGgctctttaaaattaaactgtaATAACTTGCAGACCGCTTCGGGTGGTGACGAAGCGTCTCAGGTGAGGACGCCGACCTGGGGACACATTAGTCTAGAGAGAGGCAAGAAGACGGTCAATATTCGGGACAAAAACTGAGACAAGAGAATTTCCTCCGTTGTTCTAAACgcgaataaaatttaacgggCCTCTCGCCCGGGCGTTATTGTCGTTAATGGGGCGACGTCGCAGCGTTTCAGGTTAAGTAACAGGAAACGCTATCAAACTCTACACCGAAAGAAACTCCGAGTAAATTGACACCGAGAAGTGAACACATTTTTTGCGCTTAATTAAAGGAGTTTGATCGACGAGTTTCCAGTAACCCGGCGCCTCCGCCATTATACATCGATCAAAAGTTGTCCTAACTGCGGTTTCCGTCGCTCTGTCACGTTTTTATTCGAAACTCTCAGAACTCCTGGTGCGATCTCCGAAACAGATAGTTTTGTGAAGTGGAATGATTAATAAGAAACTTGGTGATTTTTATTTCCCCGACGGGTGTCGATAGTTGTGCAGGTCCTTTCGACTCTCCGACAAAAGCTTTAATTAACATTCGATCCCTTTCTTGGAGTCCTGAGACGCCCCCAATCACGATTAAATGCCCGCCATAATGGCCGTCTCGCCGGTATCATCCCTATCAGCGCCAATTATTATTGATGGCCCTTGTTAAGGGCGAAAGTTTGTTGTGCCAGTTGAAGTTGTGTCGTGTAATGTCGTTATCGATTGAATCGTTGTTGAGGAGCTCTTTTCCGACACTTAATTAGTCACGTATGGCGACACCCCATCATAAATTCGTCGGATGTGACAAGATAATGTATCGCGGGCCCTTGAAAAAAACCTAATCCAAACGGTGACACCGAAGtggaaagtttttttttcgagCGGTGACCACAATAAAATGCTCGCAGGGCGATGCTTCATCTTCCGTTCCAGACAGACAACAATTTTGCACGCGGGGTTAACATTCTGTTGAATTAGCTTGAAACTCGCACCGTCTTTCAGAAATTCTAATGGAGCGTCATTTACAAAGCGGAGACTAAACGTTTCAGGAGGGAAGCGGCGATACACCAGAACATGTAAATTATTACGAGAAGGGGATGATCGATGGTGACGTTTCTGGGCTCGTTACACGAGAAAGACTCCGATAAAAATGTACACACACGAATTTTTTTCCGGTCTCTTCTTTGTTGATTCAAGAGAGTAATCTGGGttagaaaaagttgatagGGGATTTGGTGTTTGCGCTTTCAATCTGGATTTATGCAAATTGCAAGTTTAAAGTGCTTGTTTTACGCTTGAAGCTGCACCACGTGAATTGTGTCAACCTGGGCGATTGAACAAAAAGTGAGCGCAGATTCCTACTGCTTAAGACAACACCCTCAGGTCTGGCCAAATGGGGTCGCATAAATTTCCATCCGATTTACCCCACTAATAAAAGACCGGCGGGACGAGAGAAGAGACGGACAAAGAGTCGTCAGATGcgatttcaaaaattgtatCAAAGTCCAAAGCTGATTACCGCCCACAAATCAGCGCCAACGCAAGAACGGATCGAGCACAGCGGGGCAAACGAGACGACCCAGCAAGAAATCCACACCCCAGTCAACTCCCGCTGCTCATTAGGAGTAAATACCTTTccaaaaaacaataacttcCACTTACAGTTTTCGTTGACAGCTCACGATGTTCGCGTGAGCTGCACCTTGCATTCCTCTTGCGCCAGACATAACTCACGTCTGCAACGTccaatttgttttgaagaagACACGCTCGCAACCCCGACTGAATAAATCCAGAATTAAAATTGGGTGCGTTCGTACCCCTGATTTGCACCAGAGAACCGACtgattgatattttaattCGTTTCGTCACGGCTCCACAATTCCATTTGGATTTGTCGGGAAGAATCGCTGGAATCAATCATTCAGGGGACAATCCTAATTATGCGACGGTCTGATTTCCTCGAGGAGTTGAACCCGCGTCAAGCGCTTGACGTCTGCCAGACGAGGAAAAATAACCGTATCGATGGAAGAAACTATATTAAGGAGCAATTTCCGCCCTGACAGATATCATCGGATGGGCTTAAACGCGGCGAAGATGTGTAGGGACGCGTCACTGGCACGCCTTCAAGAAGACACGCTTGATTTATGGCATAACGGAGCGTGGAAATGATCAATTCGCCAAAGCGAGACAGTCAATCATAAAAAGCTTGCCGAGCGCCGCCAGCAATCAAATACAAAGCTCGAATAAGAGGGGGAGTGAGGAGATGCGCCAGCGCCACCTAGTAACCGGTAGCTCAACTCTTCAAGCCAAATGACGGGAAATTGAAGCATGTGGTACAAAATTGATACAAATTGTTGTTCGTTTCtttacaattttaattcttCTGTTCTTGTCCAATGtccaaaaaatattgaagaaataataccagttttttcaattttttttctacattttgtttagaataactgaaaaaaatttgcaaaatttgatTAGTGATCACAACattctttcaaaaattatttctaattCATGAAAATTTCTCTTTTTACATGATACGTCCATTGACAGACTGTGAAGAATTTTCTATGCTTTACCATTTactatgtactgtcgcgagcaaaaaaaaactggtcatTAAAATCATCCTTTGacacaatggaaaatgctccattttaaaatggtcgtaaatatcataacctatcatcatattatatgacattaattatcatttttttctcatttctttgacactttgttgacacgGGCAGAATCAGGCagcgaaattttttaatttgtgacaatctaaccaaattttgaaatgacattgacgaccagaattttttgctcgcgacagtactattccggacacagaatcttggccacaactgacatttaactgacaaatatgtgtgaactggcctttattgaatataacctaacttttgactcgataatgccatttccctgctttttgatgtcacaataaaaacttcaaagtgatttttaataattgtcatttattaatgacactaatgattggtttacatcatttttttagaaatgtcaaaaaatgttggccaagattccgtgtccggaatagtacagaAAGGTTGTAACTACCATATCGtaccttttgagtgaaataataaaataagaataaaaaaaacacgatgaactacgaccaaaacgacggtcaacagttttctttcataaccctacttttttctgtcgcttgcagacacactaaaaacaaaagttggcgacgttgtcggttgttttttcgaggtagaatgcaatGTTGGTgggtttttgattttgaaacagattatacctTTAAAAtcagtgaaaatgaaaatataactgCTTCATAATGAAATGACATAACATGAATATGAATTAACCTCAAACTACGTGTATGCACCTGATGTTTCTGCGAAAAGCCTTACGTTTGTTGTCACGTTTAATCTTTTCCGAAGAAAGTCGATTGTCAACATTAACGATATACAATATTCGTAATTGTTTTATGAATAATACATATTCATGTGTTTTTGTCGATATtgaaatcatattttttaatttgcatcaATGAATAATGTTGCTGATgcaaaaaaaagtgttttttttatcaagtGGAATTCTGGGTATATTCAAAAGTGTTGTCAcgtaaaaaatagaaatagaaAATATCTGCAAGTAAATATACAAttctaatatttatttgaatcgTGTCCAGTATATcctgttttcatttttgacaagTGACAATGATACTTTAGTTGGGGAGCCATCTCGTGGAGGGTACCGCAGCTCAGAGATGCGTTGGTAGAGGGCGCCAGTGTCTACCGCTCACTTGGAGGCACTCCGTGTCTGACGCGACATGCGTGAAAGCAGCTGTGCGGGACATTGATAAAACTGTATAAAACAAATCGGAATCGCTGTTCTCTTTTTTTCGGTGAGAGTTATTGTGATTACCAACATAGAGAAGCGTTGTAAACTGACTAATACATTTTGTGAAGGCGCTTTAAGCGCTCGAACAAATTTACCAGATCCCGTCCACATATCTTTTTTCCGGGCCATAGAAAACCGATAAATGAGAGATTCGTGAATCGGATTCGGGTTACTCTTTCAATTTCTGtcgatttgatttttttttttgtgaagggTCTCCTCTTCGACGTTATTCGGGGCACGCGTCCGGTCCATCCGTCATTTGGTGTTTCGGGGTCGAATTTAATTGGTCGACGTTGCACATCTAGTATGCATTTAAAAAGTGTAATCACGGCGGATGCGAGACAACACATGAATTATTAAAGTGTTGCGGTGAAAGAGCAGACGTCCGCACAGATTGGAGTTTATGGAGACCGGAGTGGTCGGTCTAGGAAGTCGGCTCGCGACTCCGGGTAATTACACCACTAATTCACCCGGAATTGCGCTGTAAAGCGTTTAGACGCGTTTATGCGTGTAGTGTAACGATAATAATGGCAAAAACGAGGGGTTCGGCTGATGTAGGGGGGCTCTCGACCTGGACGGAGTACACCTACTTTCGGGACGTATATTCCGGAGATAACTGCTGTTTAAGGGAGTCCCTTGCTGCAGGACTGATTTAAAAAGCGAAACTTCGGGAAAACAGAAGTTAATAAATTCCGAGTCGGCTCGGATAAAAAATTGGCTCCGGATTCCCTCTCGCTGCCGATATTATCGCGTTTGTTCTTCGCCTCTGTACGAGAgtctgattaaaaaaattattaagccACACAAAGAAACGCATTCGTCTTATTAAGTGCGTTATAAATACTCGGTGAAGGAGAAAAAAGGGACGAGACGAGGATGTTGCGGTTTAATTTATCGCCCCCGCTCCTAATACGTATTGAACGAACATGACGAGGGTGCAATTCCCCCGAATAATGGCCCCACTTTGAGTGATTATGAGTAATTTCCATTATGCATCATTATGTCGGAGACAGTAAATAACTGCCAACCCCCCTTAATTATATTACTTTATACATAACCTTTAGCAATAAGGGAATTTCGCTAATGTATGCTCTTTGCTGGATTTATGGGTACGTATTACTATTAAAACTTTAGAGAAGTTGGCTGCGTCTCTTAATCAAATCTACCTCCGGGATCCAATTATTGATCAAGATCAAAATACAAGTCCATCAACGAATTCCGTGGACCGTAATCGCATAATTCCGTGCGGGACCCGACCCATCTTAATTAAACACAAACCTACGATCTCGCCTCATAAGCCAGATGGAATTGTGAACCCAGTTCGACTAGTCGCGGGAAGGTGGCGCCAGAGTTCGTCACTCACTAGTCCACACCGACCCATCTTGCACAACACTATAGAGCGAATTTGTAATCGAACGAGTCCCAAAAGTGCAATTGCTTTACTGTCGTAAACTGCATTTAAATCCACCACAAACCGCGATTCTTTCACGGAGAGTACTCAAACTCCACGACTCGCTGGAGACAAATTCAGAATTGTGAAGCGAGATACTTTGCCAGTTCAACTAGTGGCGAAAAGGTGGCGCCAGAGGTCGTCACTCACTAGTCCCGACCGATGCGTCCTGCACGAGCAAAGCGTGAACATCAAAGAGCGAATTTGTAACCTTAGGAGTGCAATTTGCTCGTAAACTGCAATTAAATCCACGACAAACTACGTTTCTTTCATAAACTCCACGACTCGCTGGAGACAGATCCGGTTAAAGTGGCTTCGAGCTCGCCTCATTAGTGAGATAGCGGGACACGTCGCCGGTTCAACTAGTGGGGGAAAGGTGGCGCCAGAGTCCATCGCTCACTCGTCCACACCGACGCGTCGCGTATAAGTGAAGCATCAACGCTGGGAGAGAACTTGGTCGTAATTGGACGAGTCCTGGAAGTGCAATTGGTACGATTTGACTCATAAAGTGCAATTAAATCCACGCCGAACCGCGATTCTTTAACAAAGGGCACTTAAACTCCACGACTCACTGGAGACAAATCCGATTAAAGCGCTGAAAGCATCGAAATAGGTCGGATGCATCTCGGTCTGCGGATTGCACTCGGTCGTGCCGTATGGACGATAAATCGCGGGCTCGGTTTCGTTCGGAAAGAGGCAATTAATCAACCCGTATCATCCTGAATTAATGTGGAGCCTCCCGAGGGCCAGAAAAAATCCCAACAAAGAATCATCGCGCAATACACAGATTTGCCCGCAGCCGGTAATGGATTGGTGATTTTTCAGTTCGGCGAAGAGccgtgaaaaattattttgcttaatCAACCGGAATTAGTGCGATAGCGACGTCTGAAATTGAAAGCTTTCAGACAGTCGGGCGAATATGCAGCCCGACGCTTTCCGCCGGATCCGGAAATCTTTTATTTGGAGTGAAAGCCGTGTCGGCTTTTAATGTCGCCGTGGAAGTGTTCACGTGTCGGTCGCGGACACCGAGATTTCCAATCACTTCACACCCCGAAGACGAAAGTCGTGTCATAAACACATTTGACTTGTTAAAGAATAATGCTTTTCCGATATCCCTTACAAGCGGAGCTCCGTTCGTCTGGAATTTTTATCGTTCGGTTCAAAGGATGATAATCCTGCGGAGACAGTCCTTCGATTTTCTCTCACCGTCCTTAATAAACAGATACAGTCCTCGTTTTGCCTAAAACGAAATTTATTCCATTTTAAAAGTTGGAAACTTTCGACCTGCCAACCGACTGTCGCATTCGACGCCCACCACGCTGCTTTTTCCCAACGCGAATTATCCTGCCAACGAAAAAGCGTGTTTGTCGACCAGGAACGGGTCACCaacaaaacaacatttttcggAAATTTCTCCTCGCAAAAAATTCAAGATCCTTGTCCTGATAACGGACGCAACAACAATTTGCGTGTCTCGGCAGGATAATGACATTCGACAAAATTGGTATGCACGGTCGACAAAAGGACACTTTCTCGTCCATTTACTGGTAAATTATGATGTATTCACCGGGACAAGGATAAAGGATTACGCCGGACCCGGTCTGGAATCAAAGCGATCCTCACAATAAGCCCGACGCGATTAAATCCAGAAGGACAAAGACGCCGAGAAAGAAACTGTTGAATGGGTCATTAGCGTCTCGTGCCCTCCGGTTATTAgataacaaacaatttttttccagagGGAGTCCTTAATTAAGGCggcgtcaagttaattttttccTTCTCGGGGAGTCGCAGTTCTCTTTGAATTTAAATCTTGCAGATTGGATTGGCGGTAATCAAGTCGGATTTGACGAAAATGGGAAATATTTACATACAATTACTCATAAAACAATGGGGGTGAGGTGTCAGACCCAATTAAACAAGTCCATTAAAGGGGTGTTCTGGCCCCGAGACAATGCACGTAATTCGGGGGCTCGTCTTGCCGAAATCACAGCTTAATTTCGGACGTCGGCTGAATAAATTAAAGGTTTTGGGAGAAAAGGGTGGACTTTTCCACTCCGAACCGATACGGTGTGCGCCACCccttttaatgaatttttattttattatcacaattacaacatatctatctgcatatttccggtgtaattttacaaaatctggattggttacagttaaagtttcaaaagtttgattttgtgtcaggaacggccactattatagtacagaattttcatccggtttgaaatatccgccaatttcaaatgagaCAACGGCATGACAAGGAGTCGATAAGAAAGATCCCTATTATCGATCTATCATCTTAGGTTAATttcgttttggtttatttgtgtcTTGTTCCcgatatttccacgattaaaataacctaaaaatgaGCAGTTGATGCAACGTAGCATTACAaaacttaacatttaccttccacaataaataaattccaataaataggtaagccagtccgacacggttttcacattcttcttgttacgtcagtctcaaagtcactgtaacatttttcatattgccgtttcgatttttcaggtttcaaatgcgacactgcacaatttataatattttttaactctggatgagtacacggaattgaaacatcgtaattttcttcggacatttttgcaatttttgtcaaagtgaattgttttattgatgtcgtttccatagcaacctggcgacatgtaggccgactttatttttattgacagcgaaggaaattttacttgttcattttataattacaaatt of Tenebrio molitor chromosome 6, icTenMoli1.1, whole genome shotgun sequence contains these proteins:
- the CCKLR-17D3 gene encoding cholecystokinin receptor — its product is MEWTDDNSSSVWNVSTQRTLSTPETTSKTGTPQWYESGRITIPLYAVIFMLAVVGNTLVILTLVKNQRMRTITNLFLLNLAVSDLLLGVLCIPFTLIGTLLRHFVFGEVMCKLLPFLQACSVSVGVWTLVAISVERYYAICHPLRSLRWQTLRHAYKMIVGIWIGSLICMAPIAVLSQLKPTKQGNYKCREDWPSLDYEKAYNLFLDVVLLVIPLLVLGVTYSLITRTLCRGMRTERALRDHANGAVEVYINLHGSTTTNRWSSKSRSNPNWRQLRHNWSQDSASPINGSQKQVATGLRRTNAERSLLNKKRVIKMLFAVVLEFFICWTPLYVINTIALFDPSVIYNSLGYKTITFFQLLAYCSSCCNPITYCFMNCGFRKSFLSLFKCLKKGRNFGVNGSEINMETKWTNRCSEHTEFIK